In a genomic window of Besnoitia besnoiti strain Bb-Ger1 chromosome XI, whole genome shotgun sequence:
- a CDS encoding aldehyde dehydrogenase (NAD) family protein (encoded by transcript BESB_021430) has translation MTLLRSTFSTHAVRRSMASSPLASGVRWQVQLPRGASPPGRLFSSGIFSSVTPSAPQLVSYAAVESCISSQGGSAERAHALATGRQRKRAFSSSVVKAFANVDPDNLSGACPHTVQNLVQGKWTTTRETYDVVDPMNGDAFIKSPYTKGDELEPFIASLKAVPKSGLHNPLKNPERYVLYGQILQKTASMLHDERVFDFFTRCILRTFPKSYKQAAGEVRVVRAFCENFSGDSIRFLARGFSVPGDHPGQLSNGFRWPFGPVAVVSPFNFPLEIPVMQFLAAVMVGNKPVVKTEATQALPVEQFLRLLHYCGMPMEDVDLLNTRGPVVSELLTKAPVRLLQFTGGSATAEHLIQLLKGRVKVEDAGFDWKILGPEAKAEDVDYVAWQCDQDAYALSGQKCSAQSLLAFHSSWKGLGLLEKLKELASRRSYDDLTLSPVLSHSNEEIQKHVDSLLKLPNACLLFGGKAVQNATTAAIPAKYGAYEPTAVFVPLGSILMNKENLELATTELFGPVQVVTEWKTGEEQDLLRLLEQMKHHLTAAVVSRDPTFQNLILANTVNGTTYAGLRARTTGAPQNHWFGPAGDPLGAGIGSPEAVLCTWTCHREIVSDQGPIPASWTTPPPS, from the exons ATGACTCTGCTTCGTTCCACTTTTTCCACGCATGCCGTGCGGCGCAGTATGGCCAGCTCGCCACTGGCCTCCGGGGTTCGGTGGCAggtgcagctgccgcgcggcgcctcgcccccgGGAAGGCTCTTCTCGAGTGGAATTTTTTCGTCTGTGACCCCCAGCGCCCCTCAACTTGTCTCCTACGCCGCCGTTGAAAGCTGCATTTCCTCGCAGGGGGGATCTGCTGAGCGCGCACATGCACTGGCGACCGGGCGCCAGAGAAAACGCGCCTTCAGCTCCAGCGTCGTGAAAGCGTTCGCGAACGTCGACCCGGATAACTTGAGCGGAGCCTGCCCACACACAGTCCAGAACCTCGTTCAGGGCAAATGGACTACCACGCGTGAGACCTACGACGTCGTCGACCCCATGAACGGCGATGCCTTCATCAAGAGCCCGTACACGAAG GGAGATGAACTCGAGCCGTTCATTGCGTCGCTCAAAGCCGTCCCCAAAAGCGGCCTCCACAACCCCCTGAAGAACCCGGAGCGCTACGTGCTGTATGGCCAAATCCTTCAGAAGACCGCATCCATGCTTCACGACGAGCGTGTCTTTGACTTCTTCACAAGATGCATTCTGAGAACCTTCCCCAAGAGCTACAAGCAG gctgcaggcgaagttcgcgtcgtccgcgcttTCTGCGAGAACTTTTCGGGCGACTCCATCCGCTTCTtggcgcgcggcttcagcgTACCCGGCGACCACCCCGGTCAGCTCTCCAACGGCTTTAG GTGGCCTTTTGGCCCCGTGGCTGTTGTCAGCCCGTTCAACTTCCCTCTGGAGATTCCAGTGATGCAGTTCCTGGCCGCCGTGATGGTCGGCAACAAACCCGTGGTGAAGACTGAGGCCACGCAAGCTCTTCCGGTTGAACAGTTCCTCAG GCTTCTTCACTACTGCGGCATGCCGATGGAAGACGTTGACTTGCTCAACACGCGCGGCCCTGTTGTGTCGGAGTTGCTGACGAAGGCGCCTGTGCGGCTGCTTCAGTTCACAG GAGGTTCGGCGACGGCCGAACACCTCATTCAGTTGCTCAAGGGCCGCGTCAAGGTCGAGGACGCTGGCTTCGACTGGAAGATTCTTGGGcctgaggcgaaggccgaagACGTGGACTATGTGGCGTGGCAATGCGACCAGGATGCTTACGCGCTCTCAG GCCAAAAGTGCTCCGCGCagtctcttctcgctttccACTCGTCGTGGAAGGGTCTCGGCTTGCTTGAGAAGCTTAAGGAGTTGGCCAGTCGCCGCAGCTACGACGACCTGACTCTCAGCCCAGTCCTGTCGCACTCCAATGAAGAAATTCAGAAGCACGTCGAC AGCTTGCTGAAGCTGCCCAACGCCTGTCTCCTGTTTGGGGGCAAGGCCGTGCAGAATGCGACGACCGCCGCGATCCCGGCGAAGTATGGCGCTTACGAGCCCACTGCCGTCTTCGTTCCCCTGGGCTCGATTCTGATGAACAAGGAAAATCTGGAGCTTGCCACTACGGAGCTTTTCGGGCCTGTGCAA GTTGTGACGGAGTGGAAGACGGGAGAAGAGCAGGACCTGTTGCGCCTGCTTGAGCAGATGAAGCATCACCTCACGGCGGCCGTGGTCTCGAGAGACCCGACGTTCCAGAACTTGATTCTGGCCAACACCGTCAACGGGACGACGTACgctggcctgcgcgcgcggacgactggcgcgccgcagaatcACTGGTTCGGACCCGCGGGAGAtcctctcggcgccggcaTCGGGAGCCCCGAGGCTGTCCTCTGCACGTGGACCTGTCACAG GGAAATCGTCTCCGACCAAGGCCCGATCCCGGCCTCGTGGACGACTCCGCCTCCATCGTAA